A DNA window from Carassius gibelio isolate Cgi1373 ecotype wild population from Czech Republic chromosome A8, carGib1.2-hapl.c, whole genome shotgun sequence contains the following coding sequences:
- the LOC128019107 gene encoding synaptosomal-associated protein 29-like: MSAYPKSHNPFAADDDDDDEEVSKPRKGFNFDEDPEESSLSPAERRQRQLQQEVMRTAQSAVDSSHRSLGLIYESEKVGAETAEELIRQGEALKRTEKMIDNMEQDMRTSQRHINTIKSVWGGMLNYFKGKPEPPKPAPKEQPVCYEANSRLQNALTESKQQEDKYQASHPNLRKLDTSGFGASASLDNESSDPNGHPKKQLQAAHHQLDRNLDEMSLGLGRLKNLGLGLQAEIDDQDVSLDALLNKVDTMDGKISSTNRQLRNLK; this comes from the exons ATGTCTGCCTACCCCAAATCCCACAATCCTTTCGCcgccgatgatgatgatgatgatgaagaggtcTCGAAGCCTCGGAAAGGCTTTAACTTCGACGAGGATCCGGAGGAGAGTTCTCTGAGTCCTGCGGAGAGACGGCAGAGACAGCTGCAGCAGGAAGTGATGCGTACAGCGCAGTCAGCCGTGGACAGCAGCCACCGCTCGCTCGGACTCATCTACGAATCAGAGAAAGTCGGAGCCGAGACGGCGGAG GAGCTGATTCGTCAGGGGGAGGCTTTGAAACGGACAGAGAAGATGATTGATAACATGGAGCAGGACATGAGGACGAGCCAGAGGCACATCAACACTATTAAGAGTGTGTGGGGGGGCATGCTCAACTACTTCAAAGGCAAACCTGAACCTCCTAAACCTGCACCGAAAGAGCAGCCCGTGTGCTACGAGGCCAACAGCAG GTTACAGAACGCACTCACGGAGAGCAAACAGCAGGAAGACAAATATCAGGCCAGCCATCCCAATCTCAGGAAACTGGACACATCTG GATTCGGAGCGTCTGCTTCGCTGGATAACGAGTCGTCCGATCCGAACGGACATCCTAAGAAACAGCTACAGGCCGCCCATCATCAGCTGGACAGAAACCTCG ATGAGATGTCGTTGGGTCTGGGGCGTCTGAAGAACCTGGGCCTGGGGCTGCAGGCAGAGATCGACGACCAGGACGTTTCTCTGGACGCTTTACTCAATAAGGTCGACACGATGGACGGCAAGATCAGCTCCACCAACCGGCAGCTCAGAAACCTCAAATAG
- the si:dkey-178e17.3 gene encoding somatomedin-B and thrombospondin type-1 domain-containing protein, with amino-acid sequence MMTGARVCAVIALVMCACGACEAGCADRPTPRCCPGRNNECVERSARRTVCYCDTYCRRSGDCCDDYRPVCHTSAIDCEVRQWGPWSPCSSVCGAGTTERSRQVATPPHNGGTPCPDLKQRRGCLAHTETCSAAKEVAKILPDSFRRNFKDPWRRPHMLMKEEKKSYCVRMRVKQASAACKMRPWSAGLVLERSVCIECQSDAMTDDNRCGGDGLNNIRTFWSAASAPGCSGSWVRESFTEDCRCPSYSMIFV; translated from the exons ATGATGACGGGAGCTCGCGTGTGTGCGGTGATCGCTCTCGTGATGTGCGCGTGCGGCGCGTGCGAGGCGGGATGCGCGGACAGACCGACGCCGAGATGCTGTCCGGGACGAAATAACGAGTGCGTGGAGAGGAGCGCGAGGAGAACCGTGTGTTACTGCGACACATACTGCCGAAGGAGCGGCGACTGCTGCGACGATTACCGGCCCGTGTGCCACACGTCAG CTATAGACTGTGAGGTTCGGCAGTGGGGTCCCTGGTCTCCGTGTTCGTCCGTCTGTGGGGCGGGGACTACAGAGCGAAGCCGGCAGGTAGCCACGCCCCCTCATAACGGAGGCACGCCCTGTCCCGACCTCAAACAGCGCCGAGGATGTCTCGCACACACAGAGACCTGCAGCGCTGCTAAAG AGGTGGCCAAAATCCTGCCCGACTCATTCAGGCGGAACTTTAAGGACCCCTGGAGACGGCCGCACATGCTTATGAAGGAGGAGAAGAAGAG TTACTGTGTGCGGATGCGTGTGAAGCAGGCGAGCGCTGCGTGTAAGATGAGGCCGTGGAGCGCCGGATTGGTTCTGGAGCGCTCCGTGTGCATCGAGTGTCAGAGCGACGCCATGACGGATGATAACCGCTGCGGCGGAGACGGGCTAAACAACATCAG AACCTTCTGGTCGGCCGCTTCAGCTCCGGGTTGCTCGGGGTCCTGGGTTCGAGAGTCATTTACCGAGGACTGTCGGTGTCCGTCTTACTCCATGATATTCGTCTGA